The Arachis ipaensis cultivar K30076 chromosome B07, Araip1.1, whole genome shotgun sequence genome includes a window with the following:
- the LOC107605993 gene encoding syntaxin-124-like isoform X2 has protein sequence MAEAPFSVFSDDQPVTSNYENSSLYVLEWLLSRIGLPDKIIVKDKETKQPGTIMDTIQECHDTLIDIESSLNELHQVFLDMTILVQSQGKQLNDIQSHESRANSYVCRGSGSFSLQGSTRRIPEVHLHCHHNIDLLY, from the exons ATGGCGGAAGCTCCTTTCTCAGTGTTCTCAG ATGATCAACCTGTTACAAGCAATTATGAAAACTCCTCATTGTATGTGTTGGAATGGTTATTATCAAGAATTGGACTTCCAGACAAGATTATAGTGAAGGAT AAAGAAACTAAGCAACCAGGGACAATAATGGACACAATCCAAGAGTGCCATGACACACTGATTGATATAGAGAGCAGCCTCAATGAGCTTCATCAAGTGTTCTTGGACATGACTATTTTAGTCCAATCACAAGGTAAGCAACTCAATGACATACAGAGCCACGAGTCAAGAGCCAATTCGTACGTCTGCCGTGGGTCCGGCAGTTTCAGTTTGCAAGGAAGCACCAGAAGAATACCAGAAGTCCATCTTCATTGCCATCATAATATTGATTTATTATATTGA
- the LOC107605993 gene encoding syntaxin-124-like isoform X1 yields the protein MAEAPFSVFSGLILRCELDDQPVTSNYENSSLYVLEWLLSRIGLPDKIIVKDKETKQPGTIMDTIQECHDTLIDIESSLNELHQVFLDMTILVQSQGKQLNDIQSHESRANSYVCRGSGSFSLQGSTRRIPEVHLHCHHNIDLLY from the exons ATGGCGGAAGCTCCTTTCTCAGTGTTCTCAGGTTTGATTCTTCGCTGTGAATTGG ATGATCAACCTGTTACAAGCAATTATGAAAACTCCTCATTGTATGTGTTGGAATGGTTATTATCAAGAATTGGACTTCCAGACAAGATTATAGTGAAGGAT AAAGAAACTAAGCAACCAGGGACAATAATGGACACAATCCAAGAGTGCCATGACACACTGATTGATATAGAGAGCAGCCTCAATGAGCTTCATCAAGTGTTCTTGGACATGACTATTTTAGTCCAATCACAAGGTAAGCAACTCAATGACATACAGAGCCACGAGTCAAGAGCCAATTCGTACGTCTGCCGTGGGTCCGGCAGTTTCAGTTTGCAAGGAAGCACCAGAAGAATACCAGAAGTCCATCTTCATTGCCATCATAATATTGATTTATTATATTGA
- the LOC110265139 gene encoding uncharacterized protein LOC110265139 — MATNNSLPDSCAPPSVLMNSSERRVMADLEDIKRANNSIREEQILLKSMIERINSIYVKPELKENERLLKNSKTNPITTPHKTCEITENIKKSDSKSIFNIDVDSNICLDVSDDEDDVMELDRTTITRQDPRKVAVQRSIPSIKRQKLSPQPNGKGKAKPLSKPWFPGPGERRTRFQNTVEVKSLHIHMHLHVIIKGIGL, encoded by the exons ATGGCAACCAATAATAG TTTACCCGACTCATGTGCACCACCAAGTGTTCTGATGAACTCCTCTGAGAGAAGAGTTATGGCTGATTTAGAG GACATCAAAAGAGCTAACAATAGTATTCGAGAGGAACAAATTCTATTGAAGTCCATGATTGAACGCATAAATTCCATTTATGTCAAGCCTGAGTTGAAGGAGAATGAAAGACTTCTGAAAAATAGCAAGACCAATCCTATCACCACCCCTCATAAGACATGCGAAATTAcggaaaatatcaaaaagagtgACAGCAAGTCAATATTTAATATAGATGTGGACTCAAATATATGTCTTGATGTGtcagatgatgaggatgatgtcaTGGAACTAGATCGAACAACCATAACCCGCCAAGATCCACGCAAAGTTGCTGTCCAACGGAGCATTCCCTCTATCAAACGCCAGAAACTGTCACCCCAGCCAAATGGAAAAGGGAAGGCGAAACCACTATCAAAGCCATGGTTCCCTGGACCTGGTGAAAGGAGAACCAGGTTCCAAAATACGGTTGAGGTAAAATCTTTGCACATCCATATGCATTTACATGTTATTATAAAAGGGATAGGTTTATAA
- the LOC107607778 gene encoding uncharacterized protein LOC107607778, which yields MSTSEMGAQEFRGEAVRASSTPVAAHVRAESKSLSIFGQQNLVVQKKPKGITTYFKVGGEINLTKGQVEMFAYVFDPDLLPSEHIVKIGGSSATRQELFCLSKDHTITAKIMELWARKCTWEQRIITLKTTWCLPPSFSVDVFQHLQIEELIDKYDDYMGKYPSLEYIYIPIQDNEHWYLMVMSLEPKIVFHLDSNLPRERKEPRTESTNTLVLF from the exons ATGTCAACTTCTGAAATGGGTGCACAAGAATTCCGTGGAGAAGCAGTACGAGCATCAAGCACGCCAGTTGCTGCACATGTACGCGCAGAATCGAAATCGCTATCTATTTTTGGACAGCAAAATTTGGTAGTGCAGAAGAAACCAAAG GGAATAACAACTTATTTTAAAGTGGGTGGCGAGATTAACTTGACTAAGGGACAAGTAGAGATGTTTGCATATGTTTTTGATCCGGATTTATTACCAAG TGAGCACATTGTAAAGATAGGAGGCTCGTCCGCAACACGTCAAGAACTTTTTTGCTTGAGCAAGGATCATACAATTACTGCCAAG ATTATGGAGCTTTGGGCTAGGAAATGTACTTGGGAGCAAAGAATCATTACTCTGAAGACAACTTGGTGCCTTCCTCCCTCTTTTTCA GTTGATGTATTTCAACATCTCCAAATAGAAGAGTTAATTGATAAATATGACGATTATATGGGAAAATACCCTTCACTTGAATAT ATTTATATACCCATTCAAGATAATGAACACTGGTATCTAATGGTCATGAGTTTAGAACCAAAAATTGTGTTCCATTTGGACTCCAACTTGCCCCGTGAGCGCAAGGAACCAAGAACTGAATCTACTAACACTCTGGTATTGTTCTAA
- the LOC107607779 gene encoding uncharacterized protein LOC107607779 yields MEPQTQEASNSQRHTSDQNVHNVSDHVDEDVTSDAVDMDQYRINFWEDIGKIDFSSLSMKNICQLHFADLGLAFEFYNSYAKTRDFSVRKSRSRIVDGKVREKAYVCSCEGYRLEK; encoded by the exons ATGGAGCCTCAGACTCAG GAAGCATCAAATAGTCAAAGACACACAAGTGATCAAAATGTGCATAATGTTAGTGATCATGTGGATGAAGACGTAACTTCTGATGCAGTGGATATGGATCAATATCGCATAAACTTTTGGGAAGATATTGGTAAGATTGATTTTTCAAGTCTATCTATGAAAAATATTTGTCAATTGCACTTTGCTGATCTTGGCTTGGCATTCGAATTTTATAATTCATATGCCAAGACGAGGGACTTCAGTGTGCGaaagagtaggagtagaatagttGATGGAAAAGTTAGAGAAAAAGCATATGTTTGTTCTTGTGAAGGGTATAGATTAGAAAAATAG
- the LOC107607780 gene encoding uncharacterized protein LOC107607780 → MATNNRHGLPDSCAPPSVLMNSFERRVMADLKDIKRANNSIREEQILLKSMIERINSIYVKPELKENERLLKNSKTNPITTPHKTCKITENIKKSDSKSIFNMDVDSNICLDVSDDEDDVMELDRTTITRQDPRKVAVQRSIPSIKRQKLSPQPNGKGKAKPLSKPWFPGPGERRTRFQNTVEVKSLHIHMHLHVIIKGIGL, encoded by the exons ATGGCAACCAATAATAGGCATGG TTTACCCGACTCATGTGCACCACCAAGTGTTCTGATGAACTCCTTTGAGAGAAGAGTTATGGCTGATTTAAAG GACATCAAAAGAGCTAACAATAGTATTCGAGAGGAACAAATTCTATTGAAGTCCATGATTGAACGCATAAATTCCATTTATGTCAAGCCTGAGTTGAAGGAGAATGAAAGACTTTTGAAAAACAGCAAGACCAATCCTATCACCACCCCTCATAAGACATGCAAAATTAcggaaaatatcaaaaagagtgACAGCAAGTCAATATTTAATATGGATGTGGACTCAAATATATGTCTTGATGTGtcagatgatgaggatgatgtcaTGGAACTAGATCGAACAACCATAACCCGCCAAGATCCACGCAAAGTTGCTGTCCAACGGAGCATTCCCTCTATCAAACGCCAGAAACTGTCACCCCAGCCAAATGGAAAAGGGAAGGCGAAACCACTATCAAAGCCATGGTTCCCTGGACCTGGTGAAAGGAGAACCAGGTTCCAAAATACGGTTGAGGTAAAATCTTTGCACATCCATATGCATTTACATGTTATTATAAAAGGGATAGGTTTATAA